The genomic window CCCAGATTCAAGATCCCATATTCTAATCGTGCGATCGTCCCCACTGACACTAACAATATTGTTCCCATCGGGACTAATAGCAACATCGCTAACTTTTCCTGTATGTTCTCTGAGAAAACTTAATTTTCGTCCGGTGGATAAACTTAAAATCATCACCGTTTGATCGTCACCCACCACTAAAATATCTTTTTCTAAATTGAAGGCAATGGAAGAATAATTATTGACTAAAACCGCTTTACTATAGAGTATTTCTTTGGTTTCTAAATCAATAGCACTCAGTAAACCATCTCCTGTTGCTACTAATAATAATTGCCCGTCAGGGGTAACTGCTAAGGATTTAACCACACCATTAAACCCCTGTAAATCTTCAACGGTTATATTTGCTTGGGCAAGATAATCTGTTGATTGAGATAAGGGAACTTGTGCAAAAACTTTAGAGCCAATGACTGAATAATTTAGAGTTAAACTGAGACTCATTCCTGCAACAACAGAAGATAAAAGTTTTATATAGTTTGCTTGTTTTATCATAATTTATCCTGAGATAGTAACTTTTTGCTATTGATTCGATAGGTTACAAAATCTTTCTCAGAAAAACAAGGAACCACTTGACTGTTTATTAACTGGCATAATTAGGTCAATTTTTGGTGATATCATGATTAATTACCGATCAAAGTTCATGAACGGCAGAATGACTCGATTGTGCTAAATAAATTCCTGTTAAAATAATCACAAAACCTAGACCAGTTATGGATGTTAACCCCTCTGCAAAAACGATCCAAGCTAAAATGGCACTAACAATGGGTTCTAATAATAGAAACATCGTAACAAAACTAGAAGAAAATTTATCTAAACAATCCGCTAAAAGTCGCTGTCCTAACCCTTCGGAAATGACTCCTAATCCTATCACAGCTAACCAAGTTTGCCAAGCAGTGGGAAATAATTTTCCTTCAGTCCATAGAACCAACGGAAATAACAAAAAACTACCAATGCCACACCGCCAAAGTAAAATAGTTGTAGCAGAAAAGCGATTTCTTAACTGTTCAACAATCAAAAAATAAATCCCTAAAAAAACTGCTGATAATAAGGCATAAAAATCTCCAATTAAATGACTATTTGTCCCCTGTAAGTCTTCTAATCCGAGAAAAATTGCCCCTGATAACGCCAAAATCATACCCAAAATAAATTTAGTGTCAAAGCGTTTTCCGAAGTATAACCACGCCCCAATACTGGTAAAAATAGGGGTCATATTATTCAATAACATACAGTTAGCAACACTGGTGTATTGTAGCGAAATTGCCCAGAGTCCTAATGAGGTAATAGAAATAATACCGACTAATAATAAAAGCAAGCTATGTTTAACGGTTAAAGGCGATTGAATTTCAATATTTTCAGGAGAATAAAATCGCCTTCTAATGGTTTGAGCAAAGCCAAAAACCATAAAAAAGATCCATAATCGA from Crocosphaera subtropica ATCC 51142 includes these protein-coding regions:
- a CDS encoding WD40 repeat domain-containing protein, translating into MIKQANYIKLLSSVVAGMSLSLTLNYSVIGSKVFAQVPLSQSTDYLAQANITVEDLQGFNGVVKSLAVTPDGQLLLVATGDGLLSAIDLETKEILYSKAVLVNNYSSIAFNLEKDILVVGDDQTVMILSLSTGRKLSFLREHTGKVSDVAISPDGNNIVSVSGDDRTIRIWDLESGELIKTIGANIGPTTSVQYTPDGTLFITGAIGDDRTFKFWDATTFELLNTSSQQPGFINDLKISSDGTQLVAAVRNFVKSWDLTTLKQTRSMKGPKLEINTIAVSPDNRTVATANKEGTVMLFDLATGRKITTLQGHRGWVLSLAFSPDGQFLYSGAEDKIVKVWQLQPYMKSL
- a CDS encoding DMT family transporter; its protein translation is MMQLKLTSQNNNAVNLLPFVTLVIALISISFAPIFIRFSEIELGANGTVFNRLWIFFMVFGFAQTIRRRFYSPENIEIQSPLTVKHSLLLLLVGIISITSLGLWAISLQYTSVANCMLLNNMTPIFTSIGAWLYFGKRFDTKFILGMILALSGAIFLGLEDLQGTNSHLIGDFYALLSAVFLGIYFLIVEQLRNRFSATTILLWRCGIGSFLLFPLVLWTEGKLFPTAWQTWLAVIGLGVISEGLGQRLLADCLDKFSSSFVTMFLLLEPIVSAILAWIVFAEGLTSITGLGFVIILTGIYLAQSSHSAVHEL